The window GGCTGCCCAATGGCCAGAAGATGGAGCTGCAATCTCTCCTATATTCATGCTTACAAAAGAAGAAAAAGAAGAAGAATTAAAGGGACTTGCAGAGTTCTTTGCAGGAGAAAAAATAGGAAAAATTCTTTCTCACCAGGGTCTTTTCCCAAGTGTAAACCCAACTGTAGAAAATAATCTTGGAGATAAAAAATTCATGTGGGTAGGATGGGACTACATCTATCAAAATGATATTGGCGCAATACTTAAGCATTGTGAAGAGATATTCTTCCAAGGTGCAGAGGAGGTAAAATAATGAATTTAGTAACAGTATCTGGACCACCATCATCGGGAAAAACATCATTAATCATAAAAACAATAGAAAGCTTAAAGCAAAAAGGAATTAAAGTGGGAGTAGTAAAATTTGACTGCCTCTATACAGATGACGACATCCTGTATGAAAAAATAGGTGTCCCTGTGAAAAAAGGACTTTCAGGATCCCTCTGCCCGGACCATTATTTTGTTAGTAACATAGAAGAGGTAGTTCAGTGGGGAATAAAAGAGGGAGTAGACCTTCTTATCACTGAAAGTGCGGGACTTTGTAACAGATGTTCTCCTTATATACAGGAGATCAAGGCTGTGTGTGTAATCGATAACCTGAGCGGTATCAACACACCTAAAAAAATAGGTCCTATGCTCAAAACTGCAGATGTGGTGGTAATCACAAAGGGAGATATCGTATCCCAAGCCGAAAGAGAGGTATTTGCCTCTAGAGTAAACTCGGTAAATCCTAAGGCAGTGACTATGCA is drawn from uncultured Ilyobacter sp. and contains these coding sequences:
- a CDS encoding GTP-binding protein produces the protein MNLVTVSGPPSSGKTSLIIKTIESLKQKGIKVGVVKFDCLYTDDDILYEKIGVPVKKGLSGSLCPDHYFVSNIEEVVQWGIKEGVDLLITESAGLCNRCSPYIQEIKAVCVIDNLSGINTPKKIGPMLKTADVVVITKGDIVSQAEREVFASRVNSVNPKAVTMHVNALTGQGAYEFAGLIYEKDEELDTLKGKKLRFSMPSALCSYCLGETRIGEEHQMGNVRKIDLEDKK